From Stigmatopora nigra isolate UIUO_SnigA chromosome 17, RoL_Snig_1.1, whole genome shotgun sequence, a single genomic window includes:
- the LOC144210983 gene encoding uncharacterized protein LOC144210983 yields MCWWSPWTLCILYFMTMCTLATHLHDYEGESGSGMLQTDEVNILQDFSIHLPNSANTSWTMEDDPCPVLQVGQYSILALPLMQLFTEGFADQFSLLLQFKTFQRVESSIFTILSPDRHIMLQLRISAFTIILIGAQQRHYEFPVRNLTDGQWHHLAISVSSRRVAIFVDCALLESVEWVNQGLGIRADGLFIIGGIVEGFETPFEGHLRQLTFVMDNPDAARQQCTNHASRCAEAGFKSLRSRQNSVFQPNVMWRRGTARGDGTHPSGTRRHGTGGQGGVFLVDEDTELLDLTLQMGGRINPEWKPSKNGQNQKGKSETLPKKTEDNITTDKKVDPGGRSSLTFPGKPIDHIVNLDSRNTRKKPVLESTTPPKLPTNPQPTFKPIGERQSSSSSPLSGKNYQNTPVKKVDTTTQNFSYTTHSDKVQVKFQNKSKQATIRIISRDGDMLMGSNGKMYRLKPGQVGKMGPPGPEGWPGESGWPGFKGDKGKIGFEGNPGRRGDRGPPGPPGLPTLYLWRNTAEEWEAFQQTNFYQLLRAGWPVSMRLKMALGDHLEKWEGLAYRDHLENLGTVDNQEYQEKWGNEDRGVLLENQGSQEEMGKMEKKVNRGHLVSLDLRARGATVADEGPKGKKGLIGRTGPRGKPGEFGEKGPPGFRGDDGPEGPPGPDGELGLDGIPGLPGLTGAPGFTGRVGAQGVNGSRGEIGPAGIVGRKGPQGPPGFEGQVGPQGSRGLQGTPGKSGGEGPKGDPGPPGTVGLRGDPGFEGPVGAVGEPGPPGFPGATGIRGPDGEKGIPGPKGDQGFQGATGIRGPQGERGPAGFPGYFGAKGLPGPKGIEGGNGETGRQGKQGNNGLKGNRGPHGRTDKAGPRGSRVHFFFIDKS; encoded by the exons ATGTGCTGGTGGTCTCCTTGGACACTTTgcatcctttattttatgaccATGTGCACATTGGCTACCCATCTACATGATTATGAGGGAGAGTCCGGCTCTGGGATGCTTCAAACCG ATGAGGTGAATATTCTTCAGGACTTTTCCATTCACTTGCCCAACAGTGCAAACACGTCGTGGACAATGGAGGATGACCCGTGTCCTGTCCTTCAGGTGGGACAGTACTCCATCTTGGCTCTCCCTCTTATGCAGCTGTTCACTGAAGG GTTTGCTGACCAATTCAGTCTCCTGTTGCAATTCAAGACATTCCAAAGAGTTGAAAGCAGCATCTTCACCATCCTGAGCCCCGACAGACATATTATGTTGCAGCTCCGGATCAGTGCCTTCACAATCATCCTCATCGGAGCACAACAACGTCACTACGA ATTCCCCGTGAGAAATCTGACTGATGGACAGTGGCATCATTTAGCAATCAGCGTGTCTAGTCGGCGTGTGGCGATATTTGTGGACTGTGCTCTGCTAGAGAGTGTGGAATGGGTTAATCAAGGGTTAGGGATCAGAGCTGATGGACTTTTCATCATTGGAGGCATTGTTGAAGGTTTTGAGACTCCATTTGAG GGTCACCTGAGACAGCTCACCTTTGTGATGGACAACCCGGATGCTGCTCGGCAACAATGCACCAATCATGCGTCAAGATGCGCTGAGGCCGGTTTTAAGTCTCTACGATCAAGACAAAACAGTGTTTTTCAA ccaaatgtGATGTGGCGACGAGGTACAGCCCGCGGAGACGGCACCCATCCTTCAGGAACGAGACGTCACGGTACCGGTGGACAAGGAGGCGTCTTTCTCGTGGATGAAGACACCGAATTACTAGATCTGACTTTACAAATGGGTGGACGAATCAACCCAGAATGGAAGCCTtccaaaaatggacaaaaccAGAAGGGGAAGTCTGAAACCTTGCCAAAGAAGACGGAGGACAACATCACCACTGATAAAAAGGTCGACCCTGGTGGGAGGAGTTCCTTAACGTTCCCAGGAAAACCCATTGACCACATTGTTAATCTTGACAGTAGAAACACCCGCAAAAAACCTGTTCTGGAATCTACTACTCCTCCTAAATTGCCTACAAATCCACAACCAACCTTTAAGCCTATTGGAGAAAGACAGTCCAGTTCTTCTTCACCTTTATCTGGAAAAAACTATCAAAATACACCAGTTAAAAAAGTGGACACCACAACACAGAATTTTAGCTATACGACCCACTCAGATAAAGTCCAAGtcaaatttcaaaacaaaagcaaacaagccACCATAAgaatcatttctagagatggaGACATGCTCATGGGATCCAATGGGAAAATGTACCGTCTCAAACCTGGACAAGTTGGGAAAATGGGACCTCCTGGACCAGAG GGCTGGCCTGGAGAATCTGGATGGCCTGGATTTAAAGGTGATAAG GGTAAGATTGGCTTTGAAGGGAACCCAGGAAGACGGGGTGACCGTGGACCCCCGGGACCACCAGGTTTACCTACTCTGTACTTGTGGAGGAATACTGCTGAGGAATGGGAAGCTTTTCAG CAAACTAATTTCTACCAGTTGCTTCGTGCTGGTTGGCCTGTAAGTATGCG ATTAAAGATGGCCCTGGGGGACCACCTGGAGAAATGGGAAGGACTGGCATACAG gGACCACCTGGAGAACCTGGGGACCGTGGACAACCAGGAATACCAGGAGAAATG gGGGAACGAGGACCGAGGGGTACTCCTGGAAAACCAGGGGTCCCAGGAAGAGATGGGGAAAATGGAGAAGAAGGTCAACAGGGGTCACCTGGTGTCACTGGATCtcag GGCCCGTGGGGCTACCGTGGCGGACGAGGGTCCAAAGGGGAAAAAG GGTCTGATTGGTCGAACAGGTCCAAGAGGGAAACCTGGGGAATTTGGCGAAAAG GGGCCTCCTGGCTTCCGAGGAGATGATGGTCCAGAGGGCCCACCTGGTCCTGAT GGGGAGCTTGGATTGGACGGCATTCCAGGTTTACCGGGTCTGACT GGTGCTCCAGGCTTTACAGGAAGAGTTGGAGCTCAAGGAGTTAATGGCTCCAGG GGAGAAATTGGCCCTGCTGGGATTGTAGGTCGCAAAGGTCCACAG GGGCCCCCAGGTTTTGAGGGACAGGTTGGGCCTCAGGGATCCCGAGGTCTCCAA GGAACCCCAGGAAAAAGTGGTGGAGAGGGGCCTAAAGGAGATCCT GGGCCTCCTGGGACTGTTGGTTTGCGGGGTGACCCCGGCTTTGAAGGCCCAgtg GGTGCAGTAGGAGAACCTGGACCACCAGGATTCCCTGGAGCAACG GGCATCCGGGGACCAGATGGGGAAAAAGGGATTCCAGGTCCTAAAGGAGATCAA GGTTTTCAAGGGGCAACTGGTATACGAGGTCCTCAGGGAGAAAGGGGTCCTGCTGGGTTCCCAGGGTACTTTGGGGCTAAGGGTCTACCTGGTCCCAAAGGCATTGAG gGCGGGAATGGCGAAACGGGTCGTCAGGGAAAGCAGGGCAACAATGGATTGAAG GGTAACAGAGGACCACATGGACGTACTGATAAAGCAGGACCCAGAGGAAGCAgggtacactttttttttattgataaatcTTGA
- the LOC144210726 gene encoding uncharacterized protein LOC144210726, translated as MGKLGPHGVLGKDGPKGEQGFKGEPGQEGNKGQPGPPGPPGQKGEEGLPGVQGPSALPGLEGAPGEMGPQGPPGPVGKMGGEGRLGAEGKQGSKGEKGVDGKSGSPGKTGHAGRKGKRGKAGSRGTRGIRGPKGEKGEMGLQGYLGWPGTIGTSGLRGEVGERGGKGKEGEKGEMGLGGLPGLDGPKGIRGPSGLPGEVGQQGEKGPIGPPGPRGTSGMPGLPGTFGLEGMKGYTGLPGVPGKRGLPGPPGIPGPPGASLNMTLTELKELMYVSDKPNYSLIQSLLSSLEQDLRMIMDPPDGTKEHPATTCQELWICHPEYASGTYYIDPNQGSPADALLAYCSFSSTSIETCLHPQHSQLPMKAWMNESTTNGSFQWLSRLDQSFQFIYPGANLVQMRFLRLHSITAMQKVIYSCHPGHKLGQSESDIKFLTDTRKQSFLGAIQDCVPGDEMLSGSRESIFEFEDLHLLPLRDVALMGGRNLTHEFSLNVGPVCFS; from the exons ATGGGAAAACTGGGGCCACAT GGTGTACTTGGTAAAGATGGACCTAAAGGTGAGCAGGGCTTTAAAGGCGAACCTGGGCAAGAAGGAAACAAAGGACAGCCTGGACCACCAGGCCCGCCAGGGCAAAAG GGGGAAGAAGGTTTACCAGGAGTCCAAGGTCCTTCAGCTCTTCCTGGTTTAGAG GGGGCTCCTGGGGAAATGGGACCCCAGGGACCCCCAGGTCCTGTTGGGAAAATG GGAGGAGAAGGAAGACTGGGAGCTGAAGGGAAGCAGGGCAGTAAAGGGGAAAAG GGAGTTGATGGAAAGAGTGGCTCACCAGGAAAGACCGGTCATGCTGGGCGAAAG GGAAAACGAGGAAAAGCTGGAAGCCGAGGAACTAGAGGCATCAGAGGACCAAAG GGTGAAAAGGGAGAAATGGGACTACAAGGATATCTTGGCTGGCCAGGGACcatt GGTACCTCAGGTTTACGTGGCGAGGTGGGGGAACGAGGTGGAAAAGGAAAGGAG gGTGAGAAAGGTGAAATGGGGCTTGGGGGACTTCCTGGACTTGATGGCCCCAAG GGAATTCGAGGACCTTCAGGGTTGCCAGGTGAAGTTGGCCAACAGGGAGAAAAG GGTCCTATTGGTCCGCCAGGGCCGAGAGGAACATCAGGAATGCCTGGATTGCCT GGCACATTTGGATTAGAG GGTATGAAAGGCTATACAGGTTTACCTGGTGTACCTGGCAAAAGAGGCCTCCCA GGTCCACCTGGTATTCCTGGACCTCCTGGAGCATCTCTAAACATGACTTTAACAGAACTCAAG GAACTAATGTATGTATCCGACAAGCCTAATTACTCTTTGATCCAAAGTCTTCTGAGTTCCTTGGAGCAGGACCTCCGGATGATTATGGATCCTCCCGATGGCACCAAAGAGCATCCCGCTACTACGTGTCAAGAACTTTGGATCTGCCATCCAGAATATGCCAGTG gtacaTATTACATTGACCCAAACCAAGGCAGTCCTGCTGATGCTCTCCTGGCCTATTGCAGCTTCTCTAGCACATCGATAGAGACGTGCCTTCATCCTCAGCATTCTCAG TTGCCGATGAAAGCCTGGATGAACGAATCTACTACAAATGGCTCATTTCAGTGGCTCAGCAGGCTGGACCAAAGTTTTCAG TTTATTTATCCAGGTGCAAACTTAGTCCAGATGCGTTTTCTCAGGTTACACAGTATCACAGCCATGCAAAAGGTGATTTACTCCTGCCACCCTGGACACAAGTTGGGCCAATCAGAAAGCGACATCAAATTCCTCACTGACACAAGAAAGCAGAGTTTCCTTGGTGCTATTCAAGATTGTGTG CCTGGCGATGAGATGCTGTCAGGGTCCCGGGAGTCCATTTTTGAGTTTGAGGATCTCCATCTACTTCCTCTAAGAGATGTGGCACTAATGGGGGGTAGAAACCTTACACATGAGTTTAGCCTCAATGTCGGACCTGTTTGTTTCAGTTGA